One genomic region from Actinocatenispora thailandica encodes:
- a CDS encoding diacylglycerol/lipid kinase family protein, with amino-acid sequence MNDGAEVAVLVNPTAGRGRRAGVLADVVGRLRAARLVPRVLAAPDRERAQQACREAVDRSPAALVAVGGDGTVHLAVQAVAGTEVPLGVVPIGTGNDFAGALGLPIDPEPAIKRLVAALTQGQRTIIDLGRATAPGAEPLWFGTVLSAGLDASINERANQMRWPKGPRRYDLSILAEIARLAPHDYKLVLDGETQELTAMIVAVGNTARYGGGLPVCPAADPADGMLDLTVIGPIGRATAVQMKSLMRKGKHIDHPAVTTRRVRTLEIHGEPRRTYADGERGLPLPVTVECVPNALQLLA; translated from the coding sequence GTGAACGATGGCGCTGAGGTGGCCGTGCTGGTGAACCCGACCGCCGGTCGCGGCCGGCGGGCCGGGGTGCTCGCCGACGTGGTGGGCCGGTTGCGGGCCGCGCGGCTGGTGCCGCGGGTGCTGGCCGCGCCCGACCGGGAGCGGGCGCAGCAAGCCTGCCGGGAGGCGGTCGACCGGTCCCCGGCGGCGCTGGTCGCGGTCGGCGGCGACGGAACGGTCCATCTCGCGGTGCAGGCGGTCGCCGGCACCGAGGTGCCGCTGGGCGTGGTCCCGATCGGCACCGGCAACGACTTCGCCGGCGCGCTGGGCCTGCCGATCGACCCGGAGCCGGCGATCAAGCGGCTGGTGGCGGCGCTGACCCAGGGCCAGCGCACCATCATCGACCTGGGCCGGGCGACCGCCCCGGGTGCGGAGCCGCTGTGGTTCGGCACCGTGCTGTCGGCCGGACTGGACGCCTCGATCAACGAGCGGGCCAACCAGATGCGCTGGCCGAAGGGCCCCCGGCGGTACGACCTGTCGATCCTGGCGGAGATCGCCCGGCTGGCGCCGCACGACTACAAGCTGGTGCTGGACGGGGAGACCCAGGAGCTGACCGCGATGATCGTCGCGGTCGGCAACACCGCGCGTTACGGCGGTGGCCTGCCGGTGTGCCCGGCGGCCGACCCGGCCGACGGGATGCTCGACCTGACGGTCATCGGGCCGATCGGGCGGGCCACCGCGGTGCAGATGAAGTCGTTGATGCGCAAGGGAAAGCACATCGACCATCCGGCGGTGACCACGCGCCGGGTGCGCACCCTGGAGATCCACGGCGAGCCGCGCCGGACGTACGCGGACGGCGAGCGCGGCCTGCCGCTGCCGGTGACGGTGGAGTGCGTGCCGAACGCCCTGCAACTGCTTGCCTGA
- the tatC gene encoding twin-arginine translocase subunit TatC, whose amino-acid sequence MPLMEHLRELRSRLFKSALAILVGFIIGYAVHKQVIQFLTEPYCGLALAHRSGKACDLITYQVTSYFVVGLKVALYIGLALACPVWFYQLWAFIAPGLHSNERRWAFGFVGVAVPLFAGGVVLAYFVVSRGLAFLLPGMDNQVRAMLDVSGYLDFLTKLMVVFGLALEFPLILALLNAAGILSAKRLLGWWRIAIFLMFVISAFVTPTPDPFGMTALAIPMVTLYFGAVAFAFLNDRRKARKLAAEYGAVDDDEASELSYTAEPVDDLEPVGAPEPLDEDETPRSRRRSNFDDTI is encoded by the coding sequence ATGCCGCTCATGGAGCACCTGCGGGAGCTGCGCAGCCGGCTGTTCAAGTCCGCCCTGGCGATCCTGGTCGGCTTCATCATCGGCTACGCGGTGCACAAGCAGGTCATCCAGTTCCTGACCGAGCCCTACTGCGGTCTCGCGCTCGCCCATCGAAGTGGCAAGGCTTGTGACCTGATCACCTATCAGGTCACCTCGTACTTCGTGGTCGGGCTGAAGGTCGCGCTGTACATCGGACTCGCGCTGGCCTGCCCGGTGTGGTTCTACCAGCTGTGGGCGTTCATCGCCCCCGGGCTGCACAGCAACGAGCGCCGGTGGGCGTTCGGGTTCGTCGGCGTCGCCGTGCCGCTGTTCGCCGGCGGTGTGGTGCTCGCGTACTTCGTCGTCTCCCGCGGCCTGGCCTTCCTGCTACCCGGGATGGACAACCAGGTCAGAGCGATGCTCGACGTCAGCGGCTACCTCGACTTCCTGACGAAGCTGATGGTGGTGTTCGGCCTGGCGCTGGAGTTCCCGCTGATCCTGGCGCTGCTCAACGCGGCCGGCATCCTCAGCGCGAAGCGGCTGCTCGGCTGGTGGCGGATCGCGATCTTCCTGATGTTCGTCATCTCGGCGTTCGTGACCCCGACACCCGACCCGTTCGGGATGACCGCCCTGGCCATCCCGATGGTCACGCTGTACTTCGGTGCCGTCGCCTTCGCGTTCCTCAACGACCGGCGCAAGGCGCGCAAGCTCGCCGCCGAGTACGGCGCGGTCGACGACGACGAGGCTTCGGAGCTGAGCTACACGGCCGAACCGGTCGACGACCTGGAGCCGGTCGGCGCACCCGAGCCGCTGGACGAGGACGAGACACCGCGCTCGCGCCGCCGGTCGAACTTCGACGACACCATCTGA
- the tatA gene encoding Sec-independent protein translocase subunit TatA, whose product MGALRPWHIAILVVVLILLFGAKKLPDAARGLGRSLRIIKAETKTLRDDEDRDVAEKADAQTSRKPLETDDVVSPVQESRSAKKSTTDL is encoded by the coding sequence ATGGGTGCCCTCAGGCCGTGGCACATCGCGATTCTCGTGGTGGTGCTGATCTTGCTGTTCGGCGCGAAGAAGCTGCCGGACGCCGCGCGTGGCCTGGGCCGCTCGTTGCGGATCATCAAGGCCGAGACCAAGACGCTGCGCGACGACGAGGACCGCGACGTGGCCGAGAAGGCCGACGCGCAGACCAGTCGTAAGCCGCTGGAGACCGACGACGTGGTGTCTCCGGTGCAGGAGTCCAGGTCGGCCAAGAAGTCCACCACGGACCTGTGA
- a CDS encoding helix-turn-helix transcriptional regulator: MSAATDRLGRVLNLMPYLLARPGIRIADAAEDLGVTAAELRDDLQLLWVCGLPGYGPGDLIDMSLDGDTVTITYDAGIDRPLRLTPDEGLALMVALRTLAETPGLAHRDAVERALAKIESAAGEAADTAGRVAVRGPADSDRIAEVRGALDRGRALRIRYYTAGRDVSTERVVDPMRLLTVGAWSYLEAWCRRADAVRLFRLDRIDQLTELAERSAPPPQAQPSDLRGGTFRATADQPQVTVLVDRGARWITEYYPCEQVEPQPDGRWRVRLRASDLSWARRLVLGLGADAEVVGPPELAAAVADEARAALAAYGID; encoded by the coding sequence ATGAGCGCGGCGACCGACCGGCTGGGGCGGGTGCTGAACCTGATGCCCTACCTGCTCGCGCGGCCGGGAATCCGGATCGCGGACGCGGCCGAGGATCTCGGCGTCACCGCCGCCGAGCTGCGCGACGACCTGCAACTGCTGTGGGTGTGCGGGCTGCCCGGGTACGGACCGGGAGACCTGATCGACATGTCGCTGGACGGCGACACCGTCACGATCACCTACGACGCCGGCATCGACCGGCCGCTGCGGCTGACCCCGGACGAGGGGCTGGCGCTGATGGTGGCGCTGCGCACGCTGGCCGAGACGCCCGGGCTGGCGCACCGCGACGCGGTGGAGCGGGCTCTGGCGAAGATCGAGTCGGCGGCCGGCGAGGCGGCGGACACCGCCGGCCGGGTCGCGGTGCGCGGTCCCGCCGACAGCGACCGCATCGCCGAGGTGCGTGGCGCCCTGGACCGGGGACGGGCGCTGCGGATCCGCTACTACACGGCCGGTCGCGACGTGTCGACCGAGCGGGTGGTCGACCCGATGCGGCTGCTGACCGTCGGCGCCTGGTCCTACCTGGAGGCCTGGTGCCGGCGGGCCGACGCGGTGCGGCTGTTCCGGCTGGATCGCATCGACCAGCTCACCGAGCTGGCCGAGCGGTCTGCCCCGCCACCGCAGGCGCAACCGTCCGACCTGCGCGGGGGCACGTTCCGGGCCACCGCCGACCAGCCACAGGTCACCGTGCTGGTCGACCGCGGCGCGCGGTGGATCACCGAGTACTACCCGTGCGAGCAGGTCGAGCCGCAGCCGGACGGACGCTGGCGGGTGCGGCTGCGCGCCTCCGATCTGTCCTGGGCGCGGCGACTGGTGCTGGGGCTCGGCGCCGATGCGGAGGTGGTGGGGCCGCCGGAGCTGGCCGCCGCCGTCGCCGACGAGGCCCGGGCCGCGCTCGCCGCGTACGGGATCGACTGA
- a CDS encoding helix-turn-helix transcriptional regulator, with the protein MSRSRTERLVNLVICLLSTRRFLTAAQIAATVPGYRHDPADAREHEAFQRKFERDKADLRELGVPLETGTDSVFDAEPGYRIARRDYALPEVRLAPDEAAAVGLAARLWRHAGLAQAASSGLRKLRAAGVEVDPQTTLGVEPVVSAEPAFEPLTRAVRERRAVRFDYRTPAADSPATRRLQPWGVVSLRGRWYVVGHDEDRRATRCFRLSRFAGPVRLVGEPDAFRPPEQVDLIDYVAHSFAEPAPTRTATVRLRPGRGNGIRRQAHAVDGDVVRLRYSDVESLASRLVGYGADVVVLEPPELRTAVIDRLRPIASRAGTARPSEVNS; encoded by the coding sequence GTGTCGCGCTCCCGCACCGAACGCCTGGTCAACCTGGTCATCTGCCTGCTGTCCACGCGCCGCTTCCTGACCGCCGCGCAGATCGCGGCGACCGTGCCCGGTTACCGGCACGACCCGGCCGACGCCCGCGAACACGAGGCGTTCCAGCGCAAGTTCGAACGCGACAAGGCCGACCTTCGCGAGCTGGGCGTGCCGCTGGAGACCGGCACCGACTCGGTGTTCGACGCCGAGCCCGGCTACCGGATCGCCCGCCGCGACTACGCGCTGCCGGAGGTGCGGCTGGCGCCGGACGAGGCGGCGGCGGTCGGTCTGGCCGCGCGGCTGTGGCGGCACGCCGGCCTGGCCCAGGCCGCGTCCTCCGGGCTGCGCAAGCTGCGCGCCGCCGGTGTCGAGGTCGATCCCCAGACGACCCTGGGGGTGGAGCCGGTGGTGAGCGCGGAACCGGCGTTCGAGCCGCTGACCCGCGCGGTCCGGGAGCGGCGGGCGGTCCGGTTCGACTACCGCACGCCGGCCGCGGACTCGCCCGCCACCCGGCGGCTGCAACCGTGGGGCGTGGTGTCGCTGCGTGGCCGGTGGTACGTGGTGGGTCACGACGAGGACCGCCGGGCGACCCGGTGCTTCCGGCTGTCCCGGTTCGCCGGCCCGGTGCGGCTGGTCGGCGAGCCTGACGCGTTCCGGCCACCCGAGCAGGTCGACCTGATCGACTACGTGGCGCACTCGTTCGCCGAACCGGCGCCGACCCGGACCGCGACGGTGCGGCTGCGGCCCGGCCGCGGCAACGGCATTCGCCGGCAGGCGCACGCGGTCGACGGTGACGTGGTTCGGCTGCGCTACTCCGACGTCGAGTCGCTCGCCTCCCGGCTGGTCGGCTACGGCGCGGACGTGGTGGTGCTGGAGCCGCCGGAGCTGCGCACGGCGGTCATCGACCGGCTGCGCCCGATCGCGTCCCGGGCCGGTACGGCCAGGCCGTCGGAGGTGAACTCGTGA
- a CDS encoding DUF3866 family protein: MVRWRSGRVISERCRWRGAIEYQVRLDPRSPDDPDTVRALAYPELVGTPQAGDRVLLNTNALALSLGTGGYALVVAVPDRLPADPTGPGHVVKARYTPLQAVVQAVDEDGAPHRAAVAGADDLAGMPVVLADLHSALPAVLAAIPARIPVAYLMTDGGALPAWFSRTLDGLSDRLCGTVTAGQAFGGDLEAATVHAGLLACRYALGAAITIVSQGPGNLGTGTRWGYSGVTVGEAVNAVAVLGGRPVGSLRISDADPRPRHQGLSHHSRTAYGRVALAGADLVVPTGLAPALADRVAADLRELPARHRIVEVDGAGLLDALRASPVRLSTMGRGLDQDTGYFLAAAAAGRHAADLLG, from the coding sequence GTGGTGCGGTGGCGCAGCGGACGGGTGATCAGCGAGCGGTGCCGCTGGCGCGGCGCGATCGAGTACCAGGTGCGGCTTGATCCGCGCAGTCCGGACGACCCGGACACGGTCCGCGCGCTCGCCTACCCCGAGCTGGTCGGTACGCCGCAGGCTGGCGACCGGGTGCTGCTGAACACCAACGCACTCGCGCTGTCGCTCGGCACCGGCGGGTACGCGCTGGTCGTCGCCGTACCCGACCGGCTGCCCGCCGACCCGACCGGGCCCGGCCACGTGGTCAAGGCGCGGTACACGCCGCTGCAGGCGGTGGTCCAGGCCGTCGACGAGGACGGCGCGCCGCACCGTGCCGCGGTCGCCGGCGCCGACGACCTGGCCGGCATGCCGGTGGTGCTGGCCGACCTGCACTCCGCGCTGCCCGCCGTGCTCGCGGCGATCCCGGCGCGGATCCCGGTCGCGTACCTGATGACCGACGGCGGGGCGCTGCCCGCCTGGTTCAGCCGCACCCTGGACGGGCTGTCCGACCGGCTGTGCGGCACCGTCACCGCCGGCCAGGCGTTCGGCGGCGACCTGGAGGCGGCCACCGTCCATGCCGGGCTGCTCGCCTGCCGGTACGCCCTGGGCGCCGCCATCACCATCGTCAGCCAGGGCCCCGGCAACCTCGGTACCGGCACCCGCTGGGGCTACTCCGGCGTCACGGTCGGCGAGGCGGTCAACGCCGTCGCGGTGCTGGGAGGCCGGCCGGTCGGCTCGCTGCGCATCTCGGACGCCGACCCGCGTCCCCGGCACCAGGGCCTGAGCCACCACAGCCGCACCGCGTACGGGCGGGTCGCGCTCGCCGGCGCCGACCTGGTGGTACCGACCGGGCTGGCGCCGGCGCTCGCCGACCGCGTCGCCGCCGACCTGCGCGAACTGCCGGCCCGGCACCGCATCGTCGAGGTGGACGGCGCTGGGCTGCTGGACGCGCTGCGGGCCAGCCCGGTCCGGCTGTCCACCATGGGACGCGGGCTGGACCAGGACACCGGGTACTTCCTTGCCGCGGCCGCCGCCGGCCGGCACGCCGCCGACCTGCTCGGCTGA
- a CDS encoding MFS transporter, giving the protein MSASVAEYRRALGTPGARGPVVASLFARLPIAMIGLAALLYVQREYGSYGPAGLVSAGTLVGVAAGSVVQGRLMDAFGVTRPMLVVVAVYAGFVTAGCLTIQAHGPVPLLVLLALGIGAFEPQVGSASRAMWPRLLPAGPTRDAALAYEAISMEVFFILGPGIAGLLAAAPWAGTGLVAGAGLMIAGSLAFVLNPTIRGHRPVRGTGARSVLGALASPGLRTVALAAFGFGVVVGFVEVAVPASATAAGNEAAGGLLLSLFSVTSVAFGLVYGVRPWPRPMRLRLPALLAGFAALVALLAVPTGLVGLALALLVAGCLITPQSTAHSAAVELVAPAGTATEAFGWIVTAVTLGLAGGQSVSGQLTAGAGPRPAFLLAAGAGLVLAGLLWLLRGTVGGDRRAPRPDAPAEPRIPAGV; this is encoded by the coding sequence ATGTCCGCTTCTGTCGCCGAGTACCGCCGTGCGCTGGGAACGCCGGGAGCCCGCGGCCCGGTTGTGGCCTCGCTGTTCGCCCGGTTGCCGATCGCGATGATCGGCCTGGCCGCGCTGCTGTACGTGCAGCGCGAGTACGGCTCGTACGGGCCGGCCGGGCTGGTGTCGGCGGGCACCCTGGTCGGCGTGGCCGCTGGCTCGGTGGTGCAGGGCCGGCTGATGGACGCGTTCGGCGTCACCCGGCCGATGCTGGTGGTCGTCGCCGTGTACGCGGGTTTCGTGACCGCGGGCTGCCTGACGATCCAGGCACACGGGCCGGTGCCGCTGCTGGTGCTGCTGGCGCTGGGGATCGGCGCCTTCGAGCCGCAGGTGGGTTCGGCCTCCCGGGCGATGTGGCCGCGGCTGCTGCCGGCCGGGCCCACCCGGGACGCCGCCCTGGCGTACGAGGCGATCAGCATGGAGGTCTTCTTCATCCTCGGTCCGGGCATCGCCGGCCTGCTCGCGGCGGCGCCGTGGGCGGGCACGGGGCTGGTCGCCGGCGCCGGGCTGATGATCGCCGGCTCGCTGGCGTTCGTGCTGAACCCGACGATCCGCGGCCACCGCCCGGTCCGCGGTACCGGTGCCCGCAGCGTGCTGGGCGCCCTGGCCAGCCCCGGCCTGCGGACCGTGGCGCTCGCGGCGTTCGGCTTCGGGGTGGTGGTCGGGTTCGTCGAGGTGGCGGTGCCGGCGTCGGCGACCGCGGCCGGCAACGAGGCGGCCGGCGGCCTGCTGCTCAGCCTGTTCTCGGTCACCTCGGTGGCGTTCGGCCTGGTGTACGGGGTGCGTCCGTGGCCGCGCCCGATGCGGTTGCGGCTGCCGGCGCTGCTGGCCGGGTTCGCCGCGCTGGTGGCGCTGCTGGCGGTACCGACCGGGCTGGTCGGCCTCGCGCTGGCGCTGCTGGTGGCGGGGTGCCTGATCACGCCGCAGTCGACGGCGCACTCGGCGGCGGTGGAGCTGGTGGCCCCGGCCGGTACCGCGACCGAGGCGTTCGGCTGGATCGTGACGGCGGTGACGCTGGGCCTCGCCGGCGGCCAGTCGGTCAGCGGGCAGCTGACGGCGGGGGCCGGGCCGCGCCCGGCGTTCCTGCTCGCGGCGGGCGCCGGGCTGGTGCTGGCCGGGCTGCTCTGGTTGCTGCGCGGCACGGTCGGCGGCGACCGCCGGGCGCCGAGGCCCGACGCCCCGGCCGAGCCGCGGATCCCTGCCGGGGTGTGA
- the pafA gene encoding Pup--protein ligase codes for MDRRIFGIETEYGVTCTFRGQRRLSPDEVARYLFRRVVSWGRSSNVFLRNGARLYLDVGSHPEYATPECDSVQDLVTHDRAGERTLEGLLIDAERRLHDEGIAGEIYLFKNNTDSAGNSYGCHENYLVSRHGEFGRLADILIPFLVTRQLICGAGKVLQTPRGAVFCLSQRAEHIWEGVSSATTRSRPIINTRDEPHADAERYRRLHVIVGDSNMNEVTTLLKIGTADLVLRMIEAGVVMRDLTLENPIRAIREVSHDVTGRRTVRLASGREASALDIQQEYYTKAVDFVAQRGGDEVTKRILELWGRVLGAVESGDLTSVRREIDWVSKFDLIERYRAKHDLPLAHPRVAQLDLAYHDLRRGRGLYQLMERRGEVDRVASDVEIFEAKETPPQTTRARLRGEFIRRAQEKRRDFTVDWVHLKLNDQAQRTVLCKDPFRSVDERVDKLIASM; via the coding sequence ATGGATCGGCGCATCTTCGGGATTGAGACCGAATACGGGGTGACGTGCACCTTCCGCGGGCAGCGGCGGCTGTCCCCGGACGAGGTCGCCCGCTATCTGTTCCGCCGCGTGGTGTCGTGGGGGCGCTCGTCCAACGTGTTCCTGCGCAACGGTGCCCGGTTGTACCTCGACGTCGGCTCGCACCCGGAGTACGCGACGCCGGAGTGTGACTCGGTGCAGGATCTGGTCACCCACGACCGGGCCGGTGAGCGGACCCTGGAGGGGTTGCTGATCGACGCGGAGCGGCGGCTGCACGACGAGGGCATCGCCGGGGAGATCTACCTGTTCAAGAACAACACCGACTCGGCCGGCAATTCGTACGGATGCCACGAGAACTACCTGGTGTCCCGGCACGGCGAGTTCGGCCGGTTGGCCGACATTCTGATCCCGTTCCTGGTCACCCGGCAGCTGATCTGCGGCGCCGGCAAGGTGCTGCAGACCCCGCGGGGCGCGGTGTTCTGCCTGTCCCAGCGGGCCGAGCACATCTGGGAGGGCGTCTCCAGCGCCACCACCAGGTCGCGGCCGATCATCAACACCCGGGACGAGCCGCACGCCGACGCCGAGCGGTACCGCCGGCTGCACGTCATCGTCGGTGACTCGAACATGAACGAGGTCACCACGCTGCTCAAGATCGGTACCGCCGATCTGGTGTTGCGGATGATCGAGGCGGGCGTGGTGATGCGCGACCTGACGCTGGAGAACCCGATCCGGGCGATCCGCGAGGTCAGCCACGATGTCACCGGTCGCCGCACGGTGCGGCTCGCGTCCGGCCGGGAGGCCAGCGCGCTGGACATCCAGCAGGAGTACTACACCAAGGCGGTCGACTTCGTCGCGCAGCGCGGCGGTGACGAGGTGACCAAGCGGATCCTGGAGCTGTGGGGCCGGGTGCTCGGCGCGGTCGAGTCGGGCGACCTGACCAGCGTGCGGCGCGAGATCGACTGGGTCAGCAAGTTCGACCTGATCGAGCGGTACCGGGCGAAGCACGACCTGCCGCTGGCGCACCCACGGGTGGCTCAGCTGGACCTCGCCTACCACGACCTGCGCCGGGGCCGGGGGCTCTACCAGCTGATGGAGCGGCGCGGCGAGGTCGACCGGGTCGCGAGCGACGTGGAGATCTTCGAAGCGAAGGAGACGCCACCGCAGACCACCCGGGCCCGGTTGCGCGGCGAGTTCATCCGGCGGGCGCAGGAGAAGCGGCGCGACTTCACCGTCGACTGGGTGCACCTGAAGCTGAACGACCAGGCCCAGCGCACGGTGCTGTGCAAGGATCCGTTCCGGTCGGTCGACGAGCGGGTCGACAAGCTGATCGCGAGCATGTGA
- the prcA gene encoding proteasome subunit alpha: protein MTMPFYASPEQLMRDKSEYARKGIARGRSVVVLTYADGVLFVAENVSTALHKVAEIYDRIGFAAVGRYNEFENLRKAGVRYADVQGYANNRTDVRGLGLANVYAQALGTLFTEQPKPFEVEVCVAEVGDSPQRDQLYRLTYDGSVGDEPGYVAMGGQADAISAVLRDRHRADMTLAAALHLAVDALSGTGADRRELTAAQLEVAVLDRRRSGRTFRRITGTALDELVAQGAAESTADEPPADEATGADEPADAGTPEAESAAGKGEEPSKGADDSTGDADDK, encoded by the coding sequence GTGACGATGCCGTTCTACGCCTCGCCCGAGCAGCTGATGCGCGACAAGTCCGAGTACGCGCGGAAGGGCATTGCGCGGGGCCGCAGTGTGGTGGTGCTGACGTACGCGGACGGCGTGCTGTTCGTGGCGGAGAACGTCTCCACCGCGCTGCACAAGGTGGCGGAGATCTACGACCGGATCGGGTTCGCCGCGGTCGGTCGGTACAACGAGTTCGAGAACCTGCGCAAGGCGGGCGTGCGCTATGCCGATGTGCAGGGGTACGCCAACAACCGCACCGACGTGCGTGGCCTGGGCCTGGCCAACGTGTACGCGCAGGCGCTCGGGACGCTGTTCACCGAGCAGCCGAAGCCGTTCGAGGTGGAGGTCTGTGTCGCCGAGGTGGGCGACAGCCCGCAGCGCGACCAGCTGTACCGGCTGACCTACGACGGCTCGGTGGGTGACGAGCCGGGCTACGTGGCGATGGGCGGCCAGGCGGACGCGATCTCGGCGGTGTTGCGGGACCGGCATCGGGCGGACATGACGCTGGCGGCTGCGCTGCACCTGGCGGTGGACGCGTTGAGCGGCACCGGCGCCGACCGGCGCGAGCTGACCGCCGCGCAGCTGGAGGTGGCGGTGCTGGACCGGCGCCGGTCGGGTCGCACCTTCCGCCGCATCACCGGCACCGCGCTGGACGAGCTGGTGGCGCAGGGCGCCGCGGAGTCGACGGCCGACGAGCCGCCCGCCGACGAGGCGACCGGGGCGGACGAGCCGGCCGACGCGGGTACGCCCGAGGCGGAGTCGGCCGCCGGCAAGGGCGAGGAGCCCTCGAAGGGTGCGGACGATTCCACCGGTGACGCCGACGACAAGTGA
- the prcB gene encoding proteasome subunit beta: protein MLPGRRPLPPSDALGDLAPHGTTIVAMTYSGGVLLAGDRRATMGNLIAQRDIRKVFPADTYSAIAFAGTAGIGLELMRLFRVELEHYEKIEGTSLSLPAKANRLAAMVRDNLGAAIQGLAVVPLFTGYDPAAADPATGGRIYSYDVTGGPYEERDFHAVGSGSLFAKSALKKRYSRDVDADGAVRLAVEALYDAAEDDTATGGPDLARSIFPIVALVDADGFRELPEEDVAAVVRSVVEERMQQPGG, encoded by the coding sequence ATGTTGCCGGGTCGCCGCCCGCTGCCGCCGTCCGACGCGCTCGGCGACCTCGCCCCGCACGGTACGACGATCGTTGCGATGACGTACTCGGGCGGTGTGCTGCTCGCCGGTGACCGGCGGGCGACGATGGGCAACCTGATCGCCCAGCGCGACATCCGCAAGGTGTTCCCGGCCGACACGTACTCGGCGATCGCGTTCGCCGGCACCGCCGGCATCGGGCTGGAGCTGATGCGGCTGTTCCGGGTCGAGCTGGAGCATTACGAGAAGATCGAGGGCACCTCGCTGTCGCTGCCGGCGAAGGCGAACCGGCTGGCCGCGATGGTGCGCGACAACCTGGGTGCGGCGATCCAGGGTCTCGCGGTGGTGCCGCTGTTCACCGGGTACGACCCGGCCGCGGCGGATCCGGCGACCGGCGGCCGGATCTACTCCTACGACGTGACCGGCGGGCCGTACGAGGAGCGTGACTTCCACGCGGTCGGTTCCGGCTCGCTGTTCGCCAAGTCGGCGCTGAAGAAGCGCTACTCGCGGGACGTGGACGCCGACGGCGCGGTGCGGCTCGCGGTCGAGGCGCTGTACGACGCGGCCGAGGACGACACCGCCACCGGCGGACCCGACCTGGCCCGCAGCATCTTCCCGATCGTGGCGCTGGTGGACGCGGACGGCTTCCGCGAGCTGCCCGAGGAGGATGTGGCGGCCGTGGTGCGTTCGGTGGTGGAGGAGCGGATGCAGCAGCCGGGCGGCTGA
- a CDS encoding endonuclease domain-containing protein, with protein sequence MPLPNDDRDGRRRCRDCGEWKPLDEFHVNSRRPTGRGSYCKPCFDKRSNASYERRGIAAGRTVRPREELREGTRRCPDRRALKPLDDFPKSRSGRNGYGRYCKHVDHDHVTGGVRGILCFNCNGGLGHFRDNVEHLAKAISYLRGTTPWVEISPGVYRSSSLTPAARRSPTI encoded by the coding sequence ATGCCTCTGCCGAATGACGACCGTGATGGTCGGCGCAGATGCCGGGATTGTGGCGAGTGGAAGCCGCTCGATGAGTTTCACGTCAACTCCAGGCGTCCGACTGGTCGCGGTTCCTACTGCAAGCCCTGCTTCGACAAGCGGTCCAACGCTAGTTACGAACGACGGGGCATCGCGGCGGGCCGGACCGTGCGGCCGCGTGAGGAGCTTCGCGAGGGGACACGTCGGTGTCCGGACCGTCGCGCTCTCAAGCCGTTGGACGACTTTCCGAAGAGTCGATCCGGTCGCAACGGCTACGGGCGCTATTGCAAGCACGTGGACCACGATCATGTGACCGGCGGGGTCCGTGGCATTCTGTGCTTCAACTGCAACGGCGGGCTCGGGCACTTCCGGGACAACGTCGAGCACCTGGCCAAGGCGATCAGCTACCTGAGAGGAACCACTCCGTGGGTCGAGATCTCCCCGGGCGTCTACCGGTCGAGTTCGCTTACACCGGCGGCTCGTCGTTCACCGACTATCTGA
- a CDS encoding ubiquitin-like protein Pup: MATRDSGGQSQSHRSHTEEDAVDEAPAVDPEVAERQEKLTEDVDDLLDEIDGVLEENAEEFVKGYVQKGGE; encoded by the coding sequence ATGGCGACGCGAGACAGCGGTGGGCAGTCCCAGTCCCACCGCAGCCACACCGAGGAAGACGCAGTCGACGAGGCCCCCGCGGTCGACCCCGAGGTCGCCGAGCGGCAGGAGAAGCTCACCGAGGACGTCGACGACCTCCTCGACGAGATCGACGGCGTCCTGGAAGAGAACGCCGAAGAATTTGTCAAGGGCTATGTGCAAAAAGGGGGAGAATGA